In a single window of the Veillonella sp. genome:
- a CDS encoding OmpH family outer membrane protein: MKLSKKLTTLAIVGAMSATAAVASAANIGLVNMSQVVNSYPGYGALDMKMQQVDAQYRPQIEKKVQEIEKIQDQTQAEAEFNKSVAPLLQKENEEINKIAQPMMQAIHNAVESIRVEKKMDVVLDDPYTIRAADANSKIENITNEVISRLKK, from the coding sequence ATGAAATTATCTAAAAAATTAACTACCTTAGCTATCGTTGGTGCTATGTCTGCTACTGCTGCAGTAGCAAGTGCTGCTAACATTGGCTTAGTAAATATGAGCCAAGTAGTAAATAGCTACCCTGGCTATGGTGCATTAGATATGAAAATGCAACAAGTAGACGCTCAATACCGTCCACAAATTGAGAAAAAAGTACAAGAAATTGAAAAAATTCAAGATCAAACTCAAGCAGAAGCTGAATTCAACAAATCCGTAGCTCCATTGCTTCAAAAAGAAAACGAAGAAATCAACAAAATTGCACAACCTATGATGCAAGCAATTCACAATGCTGTTGAATCCATTCGCGTTGAGAAAAAAATGGATGTAGTATTGGATGATCCATACACAATCCGTGCGGCTGACGCTAACAGCAAAATCGAAAACATTACTAACGAAGTAATTAGCCGTCTAAAAAAATAA
- the hydF gene encoding [FeFe] hydrogenase H-cluster maturation GTPase HydF: MEQTPKANRVHIGFFGRCNAGKSTLINMLTDQPVSLVSEVAGTTTDPVSKSMEILPLGPVVITDTAGIDDTTELGTLRMEKTEEVVKKINLAVYVLRTDEEPTADDMHWLSLLKQNNVPIALFINEINAEIDKENDKENNIENKTDAFTYVETHKGLSELATVIGSADFTSKVKRLELLDLLGGLTPLDVEGDQTLLQGLVEEGDTIILVCPIDSAAPKGRLILPQVQTIREILDYKGLALVCQTEELPAMINSLKNPPKMVICDSQAFDRVDELTPRRIPLTSFSILMARFKGKLQDLVAGVEAIKNLKPGSKVLISEGCTHRRQCDDIGTVKIPNLLKKQGHTDLQLEFTSGGAFPKDVSQYDLIIHCGACMLTRREVLRRIECAVVQGTPIVNYGVLIAALHGILERAISPFIDEIKG; this comes from the coding sequence ATGGAACAAACACCTAAAGCAAACCGCGTACATATCGGCTTCTTCGGCCGCTGTAATGCTGGTAAGTCTACATTGATCAATATGTTAACAGATCAGCCTGTATCCCTTGTATCTGAAGTAGCAGGGACAACGACAGACCCGGTGAGCAAATCTATGGAGATTTTACCACTAGGACCTGTGGTGATTACCGATACAGCTGGTATAGACGATACAACTGAATTAGGTACATTGCGGATGGAGAAAACAGAAGAGGTTGTGAAGAAGATTAACCTTGCTGTTTATGTACTTCGTACCGATGAAGAACCAACTGCTGATGATATGCATTGGTTAAGCCTATTAAAACAAAATAATGTGCCTATTGCATTATTTATAAATGAAATCAATGCAGAAATTGACAAAGAAAATGATAAAGAAAACAACATAGAAAATAAAACAGATGCATTTACTTATGTAGAAACTCATAAGGGATTATCTGAATTAGCTACTGTCATTGGTTCTGCTGATTTTACATCTAAGGTTAAACGTTTAGAGTTACTCGATCTTCTGGGCGGATTAACACCACTTGATGTAGAAGGTGATCAAACTTTATTACAGGGCTTAGTAGAAGAGGGGGATACAATCATCCTCGTATGTCCTATTGATAGCGCAGCGCCAAAGGGCCGTCTCATTTTGCCACAAGTACAAACAATTCGAGAAATTCTCGACTATAAAGGCTTGGCGCTAGTGTGCCAAACAGAAGAGTTACCAGCTATGATTAATTCTCTTAAGAACCCACCTAAGATGGTTATCTGTGACTCTCAAGCCTTTGATCGAGTTGATGAGCTAACACCTCGTAGAATTCCGTTGACGTCGTTTTCCATCTTGATGGCCCGCTTTAAAGGAAAATTACAGGACTTAGTAGCTGGTGTAGAGGCGATTAAAAATTTAAAACCAGGTTCTAAGGTGCTTATTAGTGAAGGTTGCACACATCGCCGTCAATGTGATGATATTGGAACTGTAAAAATTCCTAATCTGCTAAAGAAGCAAGGTCATACAGATTTACAGTTAGAATTTACAAGTGGGGGAGCCTTCCCAAAAGACGTATCTCAGTATGATTTAATCATCCACTGTGGTGCTTGTATGCTCACACGCCGCGAGGTATTACGACGTATTGAATGTGCTGTTGTACAAGGCACACCAATCGTAAATTACGGTGTACTCATAGCCGCTCTACATGGTATACTAGAACGAGCGATAAGCCCATTTATTGACGAAATAAAAGGGTAG
- a CDS encoding M23 family metallopeptidase, which produces MKVPAFISNKVERNGDNCILTLTTKQAKVAAIVSSIIIIAALVLGIWGIVRQAEVVQLRQQTQLQSEQLKLLQQKTDVLDKKIQNLNQISEENKQMLKGAESGTPSQGGGDGSDPKQPAADESEVKTLTAAQLSARLSKMDKDAQKLLVSFYTMRNILRDGGAQDLMAMQSINFSAGSGGVTNNTTPSIWPSKGVITSPFGSRVDPVTGAIGAFHEGVDIADDYGTQIVATAAGVVTFAGYTEGGYGNLVEIDHGNGFVTRYGHNSAVLVTVGMSVKQGQTIALMGSTGKSTGAHVHYEVRLNGSPTDPMIFLPISN; this is translated from the coding sequence TTGAAAGTACCGGCATTTATTTCAAACAAAGTTGAAAGAAATGGTGACAACTGCATATTGACATTAACAACCAAGCAGGCGAAGGTTGCAGCTATTGTAAGCTCTATTATAATTATCGCCGCATTGGTTCTCGGCATTTGGGGCATCGTGCGCCAAGCTGAGGTAGTGCAATTACGTCAACAGACACAATTACAATCTGAACAGCTAAAATTGTTACAACAAAAGACAGATGTTTTAGATAAGAAAATTCAAAACTTAAATCAAATTAGCGAAGAAAACAAGCAAATGCTGAAGGGCGCTGAATCTGGCACACCATCTCAAGGTGGCGGGGACGGTAGCGACCCAAAGCAGCCAGCCGCTGATGAAAGCGAAGTAAAGACGCTGACAGCGGCACAATTATCAGCTCGTCTGTCCAAAATGGACAAGGACGCACAAAAATTGCTAGTTAGCTTCTATACAATGCGTAATATCCTTCGTGATGGTGGGGCGCAAGACCTTATGGCTATGCAATCTATTAACTTCTCTGCTGGCTCTGGTGGTGTTACGAATAACACTACACCAAGTATCTGGCCGAGCAAGGGCGTTATTACCTCTCCATTTGGTAGCCGTGTGGACCCTGTAACGGGCGCTATCGGTGCATTCCACGAAGGAGTAGATATTGCGGATGACTATGGTACACAAATCGTGGCCACTGCTGCGGGCGTTGTAACCTTTGCAGGTTATACAGAAGGCGGTTATGGTAACCTCGTTGAAATCGACCACGGTAATGGCTTCGTAACGCGTTATGGCCATAATAGTGCTGTGTTGGTAACTGTAGGTATGAGCGTAAAACAAGGTCAAACAATTGCCTTGATGGGCAGTACTGGTAAAAGTACAGGCGCTCACGTTCACTACGAGGTACGCCTCAATGGATCTCCTACAGACCCTATGATCTTCTTACCAATTAGTAACTAA
- a CDS encoding DUF4446 family protein, which translates to MFESIQPWIGMATIVLVIALLVYCIILHIRLGSLKKKYDFFMQGDNGASLERKLSVEVSEIRDAAKGLETMMTEQAAIRNIQSNTIQKIGFIKYNAFENIGNDLSFALTLLDGNNNGICISSIYGRNESRIFSKPIVKGKSLVSLSQEELESLNEALGERTNEEALTSAIVSK; encoded by the coding sequence ATGTTCGAATCGATTCAACCGTGGATTGGCATGGCAACCATCGTCCTTGTTATAGCGTTGTTAGTGTATTGTATTATCTTGCACATTCGCTTAGGGAGCCTTAAAAAGAAATACGATTTCTTTATGCAAGGAGACAATGGTGCGAGCCTAGAACGTAAATTATCTGTAGAGGTTAGCGAAATTCGCGATGCTGCAAAGGGTCTTGAGACCATGATGACCGAGCAAGCGGCAATCCGCAATATTCAAAGCAATACGATACAAAAAATTGGCTTTATTAAATATAATGCCTTTGAAAATATCGGTAATGATTTGTCCTTTGCGCTTACATTGCTTGATGGCAACAATAACGGCATCTGTATCTCCAGTATTTACGGTCGTAATGAATCCCGTATTTTTAGTAAACCCATTGTGAAAGGTAAAAGTCTCGTAAGTCTTTCACAAGAAGAATTAGAGAGTTTGAACGAAGCGTTGGGCGAACGCACCAATGAGGAAGCGTTAACGAGCGCCATCGTTTCTAAATAA
- a CDS encoding nitroreductase family protein — protein sequence MKDFKVLATERYSVRKFDTKPVEQEKLDILLEAARLAPTAHNYQPQRLLVLNTTDSINKLKDCTNGHFNAPLAIIVCYDKTVSWKREYDDADLGVVDASIVGSHLMFTVADIGLGTTWIAHFDPVKVRTAYNLPDTIIPVAIFPIGYPHPDCVPAPGHTKRYELTSLIKYNFFD from the coding sequence ATGAAAGATTTTAAAGTATTAGCCACAGAGCGGTATTCAGTACGAAAATTTGATACGAAGCCCGTTGAGCAAGAGAAATTAGATATCTTGTTAGAGGCAGCGAGATTAGCACCTACGGCTCATAATTATCAGCCGCAACGCTTACTTGTGCTGAATACGACAGATAGTATTAACAAACTAAAAGACTGCACTAATGGTCACTTCAATGCGCCGTTGGCGATTATTGTTTGTTATGATAAAACAGTGAGTTGGAAACGGGAATACGATGATGCGGATTTAGGCGTTGTAGATGCTAGTATTGTAGGTTCTCACCTCATGTTTACCGTGGCGGATATAGGCTTAGGAACAACCTGGATTGCTCATTTTGATCCAGTTAAAGTACGCACGGCATATAACTTGCCGGATACTATTATACCTGTAGCCATCTTCCCTATAGGATACCCTCATCCAGACTGTGTGCCTGCACCGGGCCATACAAAACGATATGAACTTACTTCACTTATTAAATATAACTTTTTTGATTAA
- a CDS encoding methionine synthase — MPIYNGMLPAIDKAEVKRYAGLRHAEDFPQQYVDEACKEIQLLATPKGVYQEYDYDAETKTILSNPPLKIEGSIIEKHLEKSTKVYVLGVTVGEDVEIRSEQLFKQGNYTVGLLLDAAATTAVEQVADQVNEVINTIAKKQGYKPTWRFSPGYGNWPLEIQPQLAKIIKTEMIGLQVTENYLLFPRKSVTAIIGLMPANEDIKTKRGCTSCSQKDCASRKLPEKATVTSNNEGEEGCNKTTAEASGIAMKGQPTE, encoded by the coding sequence ATGCCCATTTATAACGGAATGCTTCCTGCAATCGATAAAGCAGAAGTAAAACGATACGCAGGACTTCGTCATGCAGAGGATTTTCCGCAACAATATGTGGACGAAGCATGTAAAGAAATTCAATTATTAGCTACACCTAAAGGTGTATATCAAGAATACGATTATGATGCTGAAACAAAGACAATTTTGAGCAATCCACCGCTTAAGATTGAAGGTTCCATCATTGAAAAACACTTAGAAAAGTCTACAAAAGTCTATGTATTAGGCGTAACAGTAGGCGAAGATGTAGAAATTCGCAGTGAACAGTTATTCAAACAAGGTAATTACACTGTAGGTTTGTTACTTGATGCAGCGGCTACAACAGCAGTAGAACAAGTAGCAGATCAAGTAAATGAAGTTATCAATACAATTGCAAAAAAACAAGGCTATAAACCAACATGGCGTTTTAGCCCTGGATATGGTAACTGGCCATTAGAAATTCAACCACAACTAGCTAAAATCATCAAAACAGAGATGATTGGCTTACAAGTAACAGAGAACTATTTATTGTTCCCACGTAAGTCTGTAACAGCTATCATTGGTTTGATGCCAGCTAACGAAGACATCAAAACAAAACGTGGTTGCACATCTTGTTCCCAAAAGGATTGTGCATCTCGTAAACTACCAGAAAAGGCAACTGTAACGTCTAATAACGAAGGCGAAGAGGGCTGTAACAAAACAACAGCTGAAGCCTCTGGTATCGCTATGAAAGGCCAACCAACAGAATAA
- a CDS encoding ParA family protein has product MGKVIAITNQKGGVGKTTTSVNLSACLADAGKKVLLVDLDPQGNASSGLGIEKDDLELCVHDVLIDGEPITDIVQPTMLKKLFVAPATIQLAGAEVELVSVVSRETMLKKALAPVRDEYDFIIIDCPPSLGLLTLNAFTAADSVLIPIQSEFYALEGVSQLVKTITIVQQTSNKDLEIEGVLLTMFDGRTNLSIQVADEVKKFFGNKVYKTIIPRNVRLSEAPSYGEPIIVYDPKSKGADVYTKLAKEVIKASKAK; this is encoded by the coding sequence GTGGGCAAAGTTATAGCTATTACTAATCAAAAAGGCGGTGTTGGTAAAACAACAACATCCGTGAATTTGAGCGCTTGTTTGGCTGATGCTGGTAAAAAAGTATTACTTGTTGATTTGGATCCACAAGGTAATGCTAGCTCTGGTTTAGGCATTGAAAAAGATGATTTAGAACTCTGTGTACACGATGTTCTAATCGATGGTGAACCTATTACTGATATTGTTCAGCCTACAATGCTTAAAAAGCTATTTGTAGCGCCTGCAACAATTCAATTAGCTGGTGCAGAAGTGGAACTCGTTTCCGTTGTTTCACGTGAAACAATGTTGAAAAAAGCATTGGCACCAGTACGTGACGAATACGATTTTATTATTATTGACTGCCCGCCATCCCTTGGTTTGCTAACATTAAATGCTTTTACAGCAGCAGATAGCGTTTTAATTCCAATTCAAAGTGAATTTTACGCACTAGAAGGGGTTAGTCAACTAGTAAAAACCATAACAATTGTACAACAAACATCTAATAAAGACCTTGAAATTGAAGGTGTCTTGTTAACTATGTTTGATGGTCGTACAAATTTATCTATTCAGGTTGCTGATGAAGTGAAAAAATTCTTTGGCAATAAAGTATATAAGACTATTATCCCTCGCAATGTACGTCTTAGCGAAGCTCCAAGCTATGGTGAACCAATTATTGTATATGATCCAAAATCTAAGGGTGCTGACGTATATACTAAATTAGCTAAAGAAGTAATTAAAGCCTCAAAAGCTAAATAA
- a CDS encoding homocysteine S-methyltransferase family protein, which yields MYIFDGAMGTMLQAAGLEEGYCPELFNVEKPEVVKNIHAQYLQHGSDVITTNTFGACGLKLEDYDLQDRVREINIAAVKVAKDAIAEVKPSARVAGSMGPTGRFLQPLGNMSFDSIYDTYREQADALIEGGVDFIIIETIIDVQEMRAALLASLDAREAAGKTKEDVQIICQFSFSEDGRTITGTPPAVATTIVEAMGADIIGINCSLGPEQITPLIEEIASVTNLPISCQPNAGMPQLINKQTVFPLTAEEMGPLMLPIVDAGATYVGGCCGTTPAHIQSISDAVKAHTPKERAHIEPKTIITSRTKLLELGHNTKPLIIGERINPTGRKVLAQELRDGSFIRVKRDALDQVEAGADILDVNMGVAGMDQTPLMERAIFELSMLVETPLSIDTLDPVAMEVALKNYPGRALINSVNGEEESITHVMPLAKRYGAALLCLPICSGDLPEKAEDRVALAESIVNRAYGYGLQPHDLLLDPLVLTLASGEDSARQTLRTLQLYKEKFGFPTVMGLSNISFGMPQRPYLNGQFLTMALACGLTTPIMNPLNYPAKKAFVSSTTLLGWDPGSAQFIKEYGYEDETSAPGNAAPKGPEKKSFDSNDPLANIRACVEQGEKEAIIDLVKKALADGIDPLDLTKKGLSEAMNVVGDKFGSGKLFLPQVMLAAETMQAAFNTIKEIIPASESLDKGTVVVATVKGDIHDLGKNIVAALLENNGYKIVDLGKDVDPEVIVQAIKDNKAALVGICSLMTTTMPQIDNTIAAIRAAGLNTKVMVGGAVVSQDYADQAGADIYAKDGIAAVNHANDYFETLEK from the coding sequence ATGTATATATTTGACGGTGCTATGGGCACAATGCTTCAAGCTGCAGGCTTAGAAGAGGGCTATTGTCCAGAATTATTTAACGTAGAAAAACCAGAAGTAGTAAAGAATATTCACGCTCAATACTTACAACACGGCAGTGATGTTATCACTACAAATACATTTGGTGCTTGTGGTCTTAAATTAGAAGATTACGACTTACAAGATCGCGTAAGAGAAATTAATATTGCCGCTGTAAAGGTAGCAAAAGATGCTATTGCAGAGGTTAAACCATCTGCTCGTGTAGCTGGTTCTATGGGTCCTACAGGTCGTTTCTTACAACCATTAGGCAATATGAGTTTTGACTCTATTTATGACACATACCGTGAACAAGCAGATGCATTGATTGAAGGTGGCGTAGATTTCATTATCATTGAAACTATCATCGACGTACAAGAAATGCGTGCCGCTTTATTAGCATCTCTTGACGCTCGTGAAGCAGCAGGGAAGACAAAAGAAGATGTACAAATCATCTGTCAGTTTTCTTTCAGTGAAGACGGTCGTACCATTACAGGTACGCCACCTGCAGTAGCAACTACTATTGTAGAGGCTATGGGTGCTGATATTATCGGTATTAACTGTTCTCTTGGACCTGAACAAATTACACCACTTATTGAGGAAATCGCTAGTGTTACAAACTTGCCAATTAGCTGCCAACCAAATGCAGGCATGCCTCAATTAATTAATAAACAAACTGTATTCCCACTTACAGCAGAAGAAATGGGTCCATTGATGCTTCCAATCGTAGATGCAGGCGCAACCTATGTAGGTGGTTGCTGTGGTACAACACCAGCTCATATCCAATCTATTTCTGACGCTGTGAAAGCACATACACCTAAAGAACGTGCTCATATTGAACCTAAAACAATCATTACGAGCCGTACTAAATTGTTAGAATTAGGTCACAACACAAAACCACTTATTATTGGTGAACGTATCAATCCTACAGGCCGTAAAGTGCTTGCTCAAGAGTTACGCGATGGCTCTTTCATCCGTGTAAAACGCGATGCGTTAGACCAAGTAGAAGCAGGTGCCGACATCCTCGACGTAAACATGGGCGTAGCAGGCATGGATCAAACTCCATTGATGGAGCGTGCTATCTTCGAATTATCCATGCTTGTTGAAACTCCATTATCTATCGATACATTGGATCCAGTAGCTATGGAAGTAGCCCTTAAAAACTACCCAGGCCGTGCTCTTATCAACTCCGTAAATGGGGAAGAGGAGTCCATCACACACGTTATGCCATTGGCTAAACGCTATGGTGCTGCATTGCTTTGCTTGCCAATCTGCAGTGGTGACTTACCTGAAAAAGCAGAGGACCGCGTTGCTTTAGCTGAAAGCATCGTAAATCGTGCTTATGGTTATGGTCTTCAACCACACGACTTATTACTCGACCCATTGGTGTTAACACTTGCCAGCGGTGAAGATAGTGCACGCCAAACATTACGTACATTACAGCTATATAAAGAGAAATTTGGCTTCCCAACAGTAATGGGCTTGTCCAATATCTCCTTCGGTATGCCACAACGCCCTTACTTGAACGGCCAGTTCTTAACAATGGCTTTAGCATGTGGCTTAACAACACCAATTATGAACCCTCTAAACTATCCAGCGAAGAAAGCGTTCGTATCTAGCACTACATTATTAGGTTGGGACCCAGGTTCTGCTCAATTCATCAAAGAATATGGCTACGAAGACGAAACAAGTGCTCCTGGCAATGCTGCTCCAAAAGGTCCTGAAAAGAAATCCTTCGATAGCAATGATCCACTCGCTAATATCCGTGCTTGCGTAGAGCAAGGGGAAAAAGAGGCTATTATAGATCTTGTAAAAAAAGCCTTAGCTGATGGAATTGATCCATTAGACCTTACTAAAAAAGGTCTATCTGAAGCGATGAATGTGGTAGGGGATAAATTCGGTTCTGGTAAATTATTCTTGCCACAAGTAATGCTCGCTGCTGAAACGATGCAAGCTGCTTTCAACACCATTAAAGAAATTATTCCTGCTAGTGAAAGTTTAGATAAAGGTACAGTCGTAGTAGCAACAGTTAAAGGCGATATTCACGATTTAGGTAAAAATATCGTAGCGGCCTTACTTGAAAACAATGGTTATAAAATCGTCGACCTTGGTAAAGACGTTGATCCAGAAGTCATCGTTCAAGCTATTAAGGACAACAAAGCCGCTCTCGTTGGTATTTGTTCCTTGATGACTACAACAATGCCTCAAATCGACAATACTATCGCTGCTATCCGCGCTGCAGGCCTTAATACTAAGGTTATGGTTGGTGGTGCTGTAGTATCTCAAGACTACGCAGACCAAGCGGGCGCAGATATCTACGCTAAAGACGGTATCGCTGCCGTTAACCACGCAAATGATTACTTTGAGACATTAGAAAAATAA
- a CDS encoding GerW family sporulation protein, protein MENSNVKENLEVLFEKFKNMIKVETVVGEAVQIGDTTLVPFVDVTFGFGTGTNHNTANKNHECGGGGGGAKMEPSAILVIKGERIELFNIKGNPYSSSFDRLIGLVPDLVSKLKSDKYIYLNDEQ, encoded by the coding sequence ATGGAGAACAGTAATGTAAAAGAGAATTTGGAAGTCCTATTCGAGAAATTCAAAAATATGATTAAGGTGGAAACTGTAGTAGGCGAAGCTGTGCAAATCGGCGATACTACACTTGTTCCATTCGTAGACGTAACATTTGGTTTCGGTACTGGTACAAACCACAACACTGCTAACAAAAATCACGAATGTGGTGGCGGTGGCGGCGGTGCCAAAATGGAACCAAGCGCTATCCTCGTTATTAAAGGTGAACGCATCGAGTTGTTCAACATTAAAGGCAATCCTTACAGCAGCAGCTTCGATCGTCTTATCGGTTTGGTGCCTGACCTCGTGTCCAAATTGAAATCCGATAAATACATTTATTTGAACGATGAACAATAA
- a CDS encoding cob(I)yrinic acid a,c-diamide adenosyltransferase yields the protein MKAYVQVYTGEGKGKTTAAIGLAIRAIGAGKKVLFLQFMKSKVYSEHTILPTLKNLTLETVGKPFFIIKEGMKSKDELAKWGDEVVVFESGNPPKDYVALIEKGYERALAAISSGEYDLVVLDEYNMALFFELITWDKTKALLDARHPETELVFTGRGAPQELIDEADLVTEMKEVKHYYLQGVMARKGIEN from the coding sequence ATGAAGGCCTATGTACAAGTTTATACCGGCGAAGGCAAGGGCAAAACGACCGCTGCTATCGGTCTAGCTATCCGTGCCATCGGCGCTGGCAAGAAAGTCCTCTTTTTGCAATTTATGAAATCTAAAGTATATAGTGAACATACTATTTTACCTACCTTAAAGAATTTAACCTTGGAAACCGTGGGCAAGCCATTCTTTATCATCAAAGAAGGGATGAAGAGCAAGGACGAACTCGCTAAATGGGGCGATGAAGTCGTTGTCTTTGAATCTGGCAATCCGCCAAAGGATTATGTAGCGCTCATCGAAAAAGGCTACGAACGTGCACTAGCTGCTATCAGCAGTGGTGAGTACGATCTCGTCGTTCTTGATGAATACAACATGGCACTCTTTTTTGAACTCATTACATGGGATAAGACAAAGGCTTTGCTCGATGCTCGTCATCCAGAAACGGAACTCGTATTTACGGGCCGTGGGGCTCCTCAAGAATTAATCGATGAGGCAGACCTTGTAACGGAAATGAAAGAGGTCAAACATTACTACCTTCAAGGCGTAATGGCTCGAAAAGGTATTGAAAACTAA
- a CDS encoding ParB/RepB/Spo0J family partition protein yields MPREVKSKKSKSSGLGKGLGNLMKVDTVESVLPEKEIHELPISELVPNAEQPRKSFDEDSLATLAESIKNLGIFQPIVVRKQKNKYQIVAGERRYRAAIIAGLETVPVIVKKYNTEEMTEVALVENLQREGLDPIEEAMAYQGLMDTYKQTQEMISARLGRSRSYIANMVRLLKLCDSVQKDLIEGDLTVGQARPLLALRSAAQQIEAAERIKEGELSARQAEALVKSMQNKTPKTKAVKPQSTAEVRALMDRLKLSLGSPVNIKFRAGKKVQGKIEIAFSSETELERLIAYMDGQDHTNDTETVEFRV; encoded by the coding sequence ATGCCTAGAGAAGTTAAAAGTAAGAAAAGTAAATCATCTGGCTTGGGGAAGGGCCTTGGAAACTTAATGAAGGTGGATACTGTAGAATCTGTACTACCTGAAAAGGAGATTCATGAACTACCAATTTCCGAATTAGTTCCCAATGCAGAGCAACCTCGTAAAAGCTTTGATGAGGATAGTTTAGCTACATTAGCTGAATCTATTAAAAATCTTGGTATTTTTCAACCGATTGTAGTACGTAAACAAAAGAATAAATACCAAATTGTAGCTGGTGAACGTCGTTACCGTGCGGCTATTATTGCGGGTCTAGAGACAGTACCAGTTATTGTAAAGAAATATAATACAGAAGAAATGACAGAGGTAGCCCTCGTTGAAAATCTACAACGTGAAGGCTTAGATCCTATTGAAGAAGCTATGGCATACCAAGGTTTAATGGATACTTATAAACAAACGCAAGAAATGATTTCTGCTCGTTTAGGTCGCAGTCGTTCTTATATTGCAAATATGGTTCGTTTGTTAAAGTTGTGCGATTCTGTACAAAAAGATCTTATTGAAGGTGACTTAACAGTAGGTCAAGCACGTCCATTACTGGCGTTGCGTAGTGCTGCACAACAAATTGAAGCTGCTGAACGTATTAAAGAGGGCGAATTAAGTGCACGTCAAGCAGAGGCTCTTGTAAAGTCTATGCAAAATAAAACTCCTAAAACAAAGGCTGTTAAGCCGCAAAGTACTGCAGAGGTACGTGCTCTTATGGACCGTTTAAAACTAAGCTTGGGATCTCCTGTAAACATTAAGTTCCGTGCTGGTAAAAAGGTTCAAGGTAAGATTGAAATTGCCTTCTCCTCTGAAACAGAATTAGAACGACTCATTGCTTATATGGATGGTCAAGACCATACAAATGATACTGAAACTGTAGAATTTAGAGTATAA